GAAAATTCACGGACGTGGCTCTTAGCTGCCGACTGAAATCCGATGACCCACGTCATTCGATTTGAATATGGCATCAGGCTGCATCGTGTGTCTAAAATTGCGGCGCAATGGGCGAAATCTGAAACGTACACCCAGAAACGACAAAACCCCCTCAAAGAGGAGGTTTTAACTAATCGGAGCGGCGGGATTTGAACCCACGACCCCTACTACCCCAAAGTAGTGCGCTACCAAGCTGCGCTACGCCCCGTTAGAATCGCCTAGTAAATATAACATATCCGACCCGATCGCTGCCGATCACCTGCAAGATTTCGCAACAACCCAAGTCACCAAACCTTCAGTGATCGCACTGCCCCCAAAAGTCCCGGCACCGCTGCCACCAGCCAAGCCCCTTCCACACCACGTCCCGACTGCAAAATAAACCGTAAGCCGTAAGCCGAAGGAAACCCCTCCGCCTCAATCCAGAGACAGTCACTCTCAGCCTCGATCGTGATCACCTCCTCATCCATCAGTTCTTGCTGCATTAGCTGCATCGTCTCGGATAACTGCAATGCCAACCGACAGAAATCATCCAGTTCGGCCTGAGTCAACTCGATCGCCCAGTCATCCGTCCCCACCAGCCCCTGGAACTCAAGCGCTTCCGGATTCCAGCCAATCCGCCAACCCGCACCCGACTTAAGAATGCGTGACATATACATCATCACCTACCGCAACAA
Above is a window of Romeriopsis navalis LEGE 11480 DNA encoding:
- a CDS encoding DUF1818 family protein, which gives rise to MSRILKSGAGWRIGWNPEALEFQGLVGTDDWAIELTQAELDDFCRLALQLSETMQLMQQELMDEEVITIEAESDCLWIEAEGFPSAYGLRFILQSGRGVEGAWLVAAVPGLLGAVRSLKVW